In Erigeron canadensis isolate Cc75 chromosome 1, C_canadensis_v1, whole genome shotgun sequence, a single window of DNA contains:
- the LOC122581627 gene encoding endoplasmic reticulum metallopeptidase 1 isoform X2, translating into MGYRELCIGSQIPIWPNSCSVLQDLFTSGLVKSATDFQVYREVAGLSGLDFAYADNTAVYHTKNDKLKLLKPGSLQHLGENMLAFLLHTAASSQLSNGKAMAVNEKSDGDAAIYFDILGTYMVVFRQRFANMLYNSVIMQSIMIWATSVVMGGSPATSSLALSVLGILLMWIFSLSFSIGVAFILPLVSSSPVPFISNPWLVGGLFASPAFLGALTGQHISYLILKRYISRVFSKRMETLSPVVKANWAKLEAERSLYKSGLLQWLFLLIVGNYFKVGSSYIALVWLISPAFAYGLLEATLSSARAPKALKTITLLLGLFIPFLISGGMFIRLAGTVVGMAVRFDRNPGGTPEWLGSLIVAVYISAVICLTMVYLLSYIHISGAKKLIAMASLIVFGLSLSVVISGIIPPFTEDISRAVNIVHVVDASGRNGEYKEPSSYISFFSTTPGKLTKEIQHIGEGFECGRENVADFVTFTTTYSCWTKDDSVIGWSKSDIPTLNVERDLRTGERVTQVTLDTKASTRWSLAINTNKIEDFRLKDVENGEELIQIGAKSASDGWHIIQFSGGKNAPKRFDLTLYWDNNQTQVTIVDGEILLKLRTDVDQLTPKVKRILEKLPSWCSLFGKSTSPHTLAFLNNLRVPF; encoded by the exons AATGACAAGTTGAAGCTTTTGAAACCGGGTTCCCTTCAGCATCTTGGGGAAAATATGCTTGCTTTTCTGCTTCATACTGCTGCGTCGTCTCAGCTATCTAATGGCAAAGCAATGGCAGTTAATGAGAAAAGTGACGGTGATGCTGCCATATATTTTGACATTTTG GGAACATACATGGTTGTATTTCGCCAACGTTTTGCCAACATGCTCTACAATTCGGTGATAATGCAATCCATTATGATATGGGCTACATCAGTTGTGATGGGTGGTTCACCTGCCACTTCCTCTTTAGCCTTATCAGTTTTAGGCATCTTATTAATGTGGATATTTTCGTTAAGTTTCTCCATTGGTGTTGCCTTCATTCTACCACTTGTATCTTCATCACCAGTACCCTTTATTTCAAACCCTTGGCTTGTTGGAGGTTTATTTGCTTCCCCTGCTTTCCTTGGGGCTTTGACTGGTCAACATATCAGTTATCTTATACTAAAAAGATATATTTCACGTGTATTTTCCAAAAGAATGGAGACCTTGTCCCCAGTGGTTAAAGCCAACTGGGCCAAACTGGAAGCTGAAAGATCTCTTTATAAAAGTGGATTATTGCAATGGCTTTTTCTTCTCATTGTGGGaaattatttcaaagttggatCTTCCTATATAGCCCTTGTGTGGCTCATCTCACCAGCATTTGCTT ATGGATTGCTAGAAGCAACTTTATCCTCAGCCCGGGCACCGAAGGCTCTCAAAACAATAACATTATTGCTGGGACTATTTATACCATTCCTAATCTCTGGTGGCATGTTCATTCGATTAGCAGGAACAGTTGTTGGTATGGCTGTTCGCTTTGACAG GAACCCTGGAGGTACCCCCGAGTGGCTGGGTAGTCTAATAGTTGCTGTGTACATATCAGCTGTCATATGCCTGACTATGGTGTATCTTCTTTCATACATCCACATATCAG GTGCCAAAAAACTAATTGCAATGGCAAGCTTAATTGTGTTTGGCCTTTCACTATCGGTGGTTATATCAGGAATCATCCCACCGTTCACTGAAGATATTTCCAGAGCCGTAAAT ATTGTTCATGTTGTGGACGCATCAGGAAGAAATGGGGAATACAAAGAACCGAGTTCttatatttctttcttttcaactaCCCCTGGAAAATTAACCAAGGAGATTCAACATATTGGAGAAGGGTTTGAATGTGGAAGAGAAAATGTTGCTGACTTCGTCACTTTCACTACTACATACAGTTGTTGGACTAAGGACGATTCGGTAATTGGATGGAGCAAATCGGATATCCCAACTCTCAATGTGGAGAGAGATTTAAGAACAGGTGAGCGAGTTACACAGGTTACATTGGATACTAAAGCGTCAACTCGCTGGTCTCTTGCGATCAATACTAACAAAATAGAAGATTTCAGACTCAAAG ATGTTGAAAATGGTGAGGAACTGATTCAAATTGGCGCTAAAAGTGCTTCAGATGGATGGCATATAATTCAGTTTTCTGGAGGGAAGAATGCTCCGAAAAGGTTTGATCTGACCCTTTACTGGGACAATAACCAGACTCAAGTAACAATTGTTGACGGCGAAATCCTGTTGAAACTAAGAACAGATGTTGACCAGTTGACTCCAAAAGTTAAAAGGATTCTTGAAAAGCTTCCTTCTTGGTGCTCATTATTTGGGAAGTCTACATCTCCCCATACCTTagcttttttaaataatttacgAGTTCCGTTTTGA
- the LOC122584677 gene encoding auxin response factor 18-like has protein sequence MPPSGRQRTFRLSIIAMINVMNYVKKPMNEMEKSLDSQLWHACAGGMVQMPPINSKILYFPQGHAEHSGSRTVNFGRRIPPYILCQVSAIKFMADTDTDEVYAKIGLCPITNQNDCDNYENEDDAFLGFDYKTNENKEKPSSFAKTLTQSDANNGGGFSVPRYCAETIFPRLDYAAEPPVQTILVKDVHGQMWKFRHIYRGTPRRHLLTTGWSNFVNHKKLVAGDSIVFLRADNGDLCVGIRRAKRGIGGGFLEVPNNASSLYGTGFSRFPLENENSKGKSSVESVIEAANRAANGQAFEVVYYPRASTPEFCVKASTVKAAMRIQWCPGMRFKMAFETEDSSRISWFMGTISLVQVVDQIQWPNSPWRLLQVAWDEPELLQNVKRVNPWLVELVASMPAIHLSPFSPPRKKLRFPQQPDFPLLPSIQGARHSSQFGLDHHLHHLQFNQMKPFSNRIMNHDSLMNRFPFQERDGNISCLLTMGNHNNPKTHPKKKEQEEEKDNKKPMFVLFGQPILTEQQLSESVSGDTDGSVVLQNGSGRSSSEEDGPWVETGHCKIFMESEDVGRTLDLSALGSYEELYIELSGMFGLDKSDALSNLIYQNMDGAIKHIGDETFSEFSKVARRLTILNDSSSGNIVC, from the exons ATGCCCCCGTCTGGTCGGCAACGAACCTTCAG GTTATCTATTATTGCAATGATTAATGTGATGAATTATGTGAAGAAACCAATGAATGAAATGGAAAAAAGTTTGGATTCACAGTTGTGGCATGCTTGTGCTGGTGGTATGGTGCAAATGCCCCCAATCAATTCCAAAATTTTGTACTTCCCTCAAGGCCATGCTGAGCACTCGGGATCCAGAACTGTCAATTTTGGCAGACGGATCCCGCCCTACATTCTGTGTCAGGTATCCGCCATTAAGTTCATGGCGGATACTGACACAGACGAAGTTTATGCTAAGATTGGACTTTGCCCCATAACAAACCAAAACGATTGTGATAATTATGAAAACGAAGATGACGCGTTTCTAGGGTTTGATTATAAGACGAACGAAAACAAAGAGAAACCCTCTTCGTTTGCCAAAACATTGACTCAATCCGACGCCAACAATGGTGGCGGCTTTTCGGTTCCAAG gtACTGCGCGGAAACTATTTTTCCGCGCCTGGACTACGCAGCTGAGCCACCGGTCCAAACTATCCTGGTGAAGGATGTTCATGGCCAAATGTGGAAGTTTCGGCATATATATAGAGGAACTCCAAGAAGACATCTTTTGACCACAGGATGGAGCAACTTTGTGAACCATAAAAAGCTAGTAGCTGGTGATTCCATTGTGTTCTTAAGAGCCGATAATGGCGATCTATGTGTAGGAATTCGGAGAGCCAAAAGAGGAATTGGTGGTGGGTTTCTTGAAGTTCCTAATAATGCTTCATCACTATATGGAACTGGGTTTTCAAGATTTCCCCTAGAGAATGAGAATTCGAAGGGTAAATCGAGTGTAGAGTCTGTGATTGAAGCTGCAAATCGTGCGGCTAATGGGCAGGCGTTTGAGGTTGTTTACTACCCGCGAGCAAGTACTCCGGAATTTTGTGTCAAAGCTTCTACTGTGAAAGCTGCAATGAGAATCCAATGGTGTCCTGGAATGAGGTTTAAGATGGCTTTCGAGACAGAGGATTCGTCGAGAATTAGTTGGTTTATGGGCACGATTTCGTTGGTTCAAGTTGTTGATCAAATCCAATGGCCTAATTCGCCTTGGCGACTTCTtcag GTTGCTTGGGACGAGCCCGAATTGTTACAAAATGTGAAACGGGTCAATCCGTGGTTAGTTGAATTAGTGGCAAGTATGCCCGCGATTCATTTAAGCCCATTTTCACCTCCAAGAAAGAAGCTTCGGTTTCCTCAACAACCCGATTTTCCCCTGCTGCCAAGCATTCAGGGAGCCAGGCATAGTTCACAATTTGGGCTGgaccatcatcttcatcatctccagTTTAACCAAATGAAACCGTTTTCAAACCGAATAATGAACCATGACTCATTGATGAACCGGTTCCCATTTCAAGAACGCGACGGAAACATTTCTTGCTTGTTAACAATGGGAAACCATAACAACCCAAAGACGCATCCAAAGAAGAAAGAGcaggaagaagaaaaagataacaAAAAACCAATGTTTGTTTTGTTCGGTCAACCTATCTTGACCGAACAACAACTATCCGAAAGTGTTTCTGGTGACACGGATGGTTCCGTGGTACTTCAAAATGGTTCGGGCAGAAGTTCCTCTGAGGAAGATGGTCCATGGGTTGAGACGGGCCATTGTAAGATATTTATGGAGTCAGAGGATGTGGGTCGGACCCTTGACCTCTCCGCTTTGGGCTCGTATGAAGAATTGTACATAGAACTTTCAGGCATGTTTGGGTTGGATAAATCAGATGCATTAAGCAACTTGATTTATCAAAACATGGATGGAGCTATAAAACACATTGGAGATGAAACCTTTag TGAGTTCTCGAAGGTGGCACGAAGGTTGACGATTTTGAACGATTCGAGTAGTGGCAACATAGTTTGTTAG
- the LOC122610310 gene encoding GATA transcription factor 8-like, protein MASQDYIEEIDCASFFDHIDDFIDFPPVNDTPLDSCNDFPSIWTNTSSDLQVSTNSVFIGNKGDNTLPAEISVPYEDVQLEWLSNFVEDSFSGGGMTINKEKVEVPKETVVMHHHFQTSSPVSVLESSSSSSSSSSYSTGGAGNGMMIPLSPIQRGPQRARSKRPRPPTFNPRAMIELLSPLVFVPVSAHPESENNFTSRCGPIAVDCVPEEKKKKKTKKPKVEWIPVEENENQNENQNQSGQGVRKCMHCEITKTPQWRAGPMGPKSLCNACGVRYKSGRLFPEYRPAASPTFVPTLHSNSHKKVVEMRTKFGPNDILAITKTKPEPVLIPNINHGVGYI, encoded by the exons ATGGCAAGCCAAGATTACATTGAAGAGATTGACTGTGCAAGTTTCTTTGATCACATTGACGATTTTATCGATTTCCCTCCGGTTAACGACACCCCTCTCGACTCCTGCAACGATTTTCCGAGCATTTGGACCAACACTTCTAGTGACTTGCAGGTGTCCACCAATTCGGTATTCATTGGCAACAAAGGCGATAACACCTTGCCTGCCGAAATTTCTGTTCCG TATGAAGATGTTCAGCTTGAATGGCTTTCAAACTTTGTGGAAGACTCATTTTCAGGTGGGGGAATGACCATTAACAAAGAGAAAGTTGAGGTTCCAAAGGAGACAGTGGTTATGCACCACCATTTTCAGACCTCCAGTCCCGTGTCGGTTCTTGAGAGCAGTAGCAGCAGTTCCAGCTCCTCCTCTTACTCAACTGGTGGTGCTGGAAATGGTATGATGATCCCCCTTAGCCCAATCCAACGTGGTCCACAACGGGCCCGAAGCAAACGTCCCCGGCCCCCAACTTTCAACCCACGTGCCATGATTGAACTTCTTTCTCCTCTGGTTTTTGTTCCCGTTTCAGCTCATCCAGAGTCCGAAAACAATTTCACGTCTCGCTGTGGGCCAATTGCGGTTGACTGTGTGCCtgaggagaagaagaaaaagaagacaaaaaaGCCCAAGGTCGAATGGATCCCAGTAGAGGAAAATGAAAACCAaaatgaaaaccaaaaccaGTCAGGACAAGGAGTTAGGAAGTGTATGCATTGTGAAATTACAAAAACACCTCAATGGCGGGCAGGCCCAATGGGTCCTAAGAGTCTTTGTAATGCTTGTGGCGTTCGCTACAAATCAGGGCGTCTGTTTCCCGAGTATCGTCCTGCAGCCAGCCCAACTTTTGTTCCTACATTGCACTCAAACTCCCACAAGAAGGTCGTTGAGATGAGAACCAAGTTCGGGCCAAATGACATTTTGGCAATCACGAAGACCAAGCCCGAGCCAGTGCTGATCCCAAACATTAACCATGGAGTGGGCTACATTTAA